The nucleotide window CGCCAAGCTGCGCGCGGCCCAGCGACTGGCGGAAGGCCAGGCCCCGCGCCCCCGGCGGCGCAACAAGTACGCCCCCGAAGACCGCGATGAAGAGGAAGGGGGCGCGTCATGAGCCAGGGCGTGGGAAGCTGGGTACTGGCCATGATCCTGTCGGTGCTGACCAGCCTGGTGCTGGGTCTGTCGCTGGTGTGGCTGAACATCGAACGCATGGACATGGCCTACACCTTGCGCAAGTTGCAGGGCGAACTGGACGGAAGGGCGGCCCTGACCGCCAAGCTGGAAGTGGAGCGGGACCGGCTGATGTCTCCGTATGAATTGGGAAGGAAGGCGGAGGCCATGGGCATGCGGGGGGCACGCCCCGGCCAGATCCGCCGCATCGAGGAGGCGGGGCGCTAGCGCCCCGGAACGTCATGCTGCGAGCAGACAGGAAGTCACGCATACTCGGCAGGCCCGCGCCGCGCACCGCACGCGACGCGCGTCCCTCTTTCGAGGCGCGCGCCCCCCGTGCCGCACGCGCCCTGCGCAACAAGAAGGCCCCCGGTTCGTCGTTCGCAGGCGGGCCGCGCTTCAATCCCTTTGCCCGCTACGGCGAGGCGGACTGGAGCAAGGTGCGCCTGTACGGCGTGGGCTGCGTGTTCGCGCTGCTGTGGGTGCTGTTGTGGTCGCGCGCCTGGTACGTGCAGGTGTACGACGGCGACCGGCTGGCCGGTCTTGCCCGCCGCCAGCACATGGCGGCGGAGACCGTGTCCGGCAGGCGCGGGGCCATCCTTGACCGCAACGGGCAGATTCTGGCCCGCAGTGTCGAGGTGCGCTCCGTCTACGTTCGCCCCGGCGAGATCCACGACGTGGATGCCACGGTCAATGCCCTGGTCACGGCGCTGGAAGCCCCGGCCAAACAGGTGCGCGAGGCCGTGGCCTCCAAGCGCGGTTTTGCGTGGGTGGCCCGCAAGGTGGACGACCAGGCCGCCGAAAACGTGCGCAAGGCCGGGCTGCCCGGCGTGTACCTGAGCAGCGAGTACGAACGCATTTATCCGTTCAAGCAGATGGCCGGGCAGTTGCTCGGTTTCGTGGGCATGGAGAGCAAGGGCCTTGAAGGCCTGGAACTGACCTTCGAGGATGTGCTGAGCGGCGATTCCGCCCGCAACGTGGTGCAGCGCGATGCCGCCGGGCGTCGGCTGGACATGGATGGCGGCGCTGGCCGCGCGTCCCTGCGTGGCCACGACGTGCATCTGACCATCGATACCCAGGTGCAGTTCTTTGCCGAAGAAGCCTTGGCCCGCTCGGTGGACCAGTTCGACGCCACGTGGGGCGGTTGTCTGGTGGTGGACGTGGATTCGGGCGACATCCTGGCCTGGGCGCAGTACCCGTTCTTCAACCCCAACGCCTATCGCGACTACAAGCCCGAACGCTGGCGCAACCGCCTTGCCGCCGACGCGCTGGAGCCCGGTTCCACGCTGAAGCCGTTTCTGGTGGCCGCCGCCCTTCAGGAGGGCGTGGTCAAGGGCGACACCACGTTCAACTGCGAAAAGGGCCGCTGGAAGACCCGCTACATCACCATCCGCGATACGCACAGCTACGACGTGCTGCCGGTGAACAAGGTGCTGCGCTACTCCAGCAACATCGGCATGGCCAAGATAGGCCTGGAGCTGGGGTCCAAGCGTTACTGGGAATACCTGAACCAGTTGGGCTTCGGCGACCGTACCGGCCTGCCCATCACCGAGAGCAAGGGCATCCTGCGTGATCCGCGCCACTGGTCCGAACCGGACCTGATCACCACCTCCTTCGGCCAGTCCATCGCCGCCACCGGTGTGCAGATGGCCCAGGCCTACCTGACCCTGGCCAACGGCGGTGAACGCAAGCCGCTGCGCCTGGTGGTGGACGACGAAGCCCCGGCCAACTCGGCCAGCCAGAAGGTGTACAACGACAAGACGGTGAAGCAGGTCATCTCCATGCTGCGCGAAGTGGTGGAGGAAGACGGCACCGGCACCCGCGCGCGCATCCCCGGCATCATGGTGGGCGGCAAGACAGGCACCGCGCAGAAGGCTGACGAAACGGGGCGTTACGGTCACGAACGGCTTGCTTCGTTCGTGGGTTTCGCGCCCATCGACAAGCCCAAGTACCTGATTTTGGTCATGGTGGACGAACCCCAGAAAAATTCGTACGGCGGCGTGGTCGCAGCGCCCGTGTTCAAGCACGTGGCCATGCGCACCATGGCCTACCATGGCCTGCTGCCCGATGCGCCCGACCCGGAGGCCCCCACCTACGCCACGCCCCTCGGCAAGACCGGCCCGGTGGAAGTGCGCCGCGAGGTGGCCGAGGCCGTGCGCGAGGCACCTGACGGGGTGCCCAACGTGGTGGGCAAGTCGGTGCGCCGGGCCGTGGAAGTGTTTGCCCGGCAAGGCATGGTGCCCGTGCTCAGGGGCGCCGGGCAGACCGTGATCCGCCAGACCCCGGAACCGGGCACCGAATGGCCCAAGGGGCAGCCCACGGGACAGTGCGTCCTTTGGCTTTCCGAGAATTCCTAGGAGCATCGGCAGATGACCCGTATATCTTTTGATGACCTTCTGGCCCGTGTCCGCCAGAACACGCCGGACATTCGTACCGACTCGCGCAGGGTGGGCCGTGGCGACGTGTTCGTGGCCGTGCCCGGCGTTGCCGCCAACGGCGGCGCGGGCGTGGATGGCGCGGACTTCATTGCCAAGGCATGGGCCGCCGGGGCCGGGGCGGTGGTGTGCCTGCCCGGGCGGGTGGACGCGGCCCTTGCCGATGCGCCCGCAGGCTGCGTGGTGGTCGGGCACGAAGACCCGCGCGCGGCCATCGGCCTGCTGGGTCAGGCCCGCTACGGCACCGATGCGCTGCCCTTCCCGGTGGTGGCCGTTACCGGCACCAACGGCAAGACCACCATCACCTATCTGCTGGAACACGTATTTTCCGCGCTGGGGCGCCGGGCAGGCGTGCTGGGCACCGTCAGCTACCGTTGGCCGGGGTTCGTCATGGACGCCCCCCTGACCACCCCCGACTGCATCGAGACCCACGCCATGCTGGCCCGCATGCGCGACGCCGGGGTGGACGTGGCGCTGATGGAGGTCTCGTCGCACGCGCTGGACCAGCGCCGGGCGGCGGGCATTCGCTTTGCCGGGGCCATCCTGACCAACCTGACGCAGGACCATCTGGACTACCACGGCGACATGGAACACTACTATGCCGCCAAGGCCCGCCTGTTCACCGAACTGCCCGACGCGGACAAGGCCTGCGCCGTCAATGCCGACGACGCCTGGGGCCGCCGCCTGCTGGGCGAGGTGCCGCACGCCATCGGCTTCGGGCTCAATGCGGCCAATGCCGTTCCGGGCCGCAGGTACCTGCACGGCGAAATGGTCCACAACGCCACCTCGGGCCTCACGCTGCGCATGACCCATGAAGGGCGGCAGTGGGAACTTTCCTCGCACCTCGTCGGCGCGCACAACGCCTCCAACCTGCTGGCCGTGCAGGCCGTGTGCCTGGGCATGGGGCTTGCCCCGGAAGACCTGGCCAGCCTGGCCGACTTCACCGGCGTGCCGGGGCGGCTGGAGCGCATCGTGAACCCGCGGGGGCTGGACATTTTCGTTGATTACGCACATACCCCCGACGCGCTGGAAAACGTGCTGCGCGCGCTGCGTGCGGTGGGCTTTTCGCGCATCGTTACCGTGTTCGGCTGCGGCGGCAACCGCGACCGCACCAAGCGCCCGTTGATGGGGCAGGCGGTGGCGCGTCATGCCGACGTGGCCGTGCTCACGTCCGACAATCCCCGTCACGAAGACCCAGAGGCCATCATGGCCGACGTGCTGCCCGGCCTTGCCGACGCGCGCGAGGTGGTCAGCGACCCCGACCGGGCACGGGCCATCGGCAAGGCCCTTGCGCTGCTGCGGCCCGGCGACGTGCTGCTGGTGGCGGGCAAGGGGCATGAAAGTTACCAGCAGATCGGCGACCGCAAGGTGCCGTACAGCGACCAGCAGGTCATTCGGGAGATATTGGGGTGCAACTGATGTCCATCGCCGCGTGCCACACCGCGCGGGTCCGCGCCGTACCCGGCGGGTCCGGTTCCTCCGCGCACACCGGGTCGTTCCCGTGCGCGGCCGCTGGCGCACGCACCGCCAGTCAGCCGGAAACTTGCCAGGCCGACCACACCACCGGGGGGCGCCATGCTGTATAACCTGCTGTACCCCCTCAGTTCCGAATTCACGGTCCTCAACGTCTTCCGCTACATCACCTTCCGCTCCGTGTGGGCGCTGCTGACGGCGCTGCTGCTGTCCATCCTCATGGGGCCGCGCTTCATCGAGTGGCTGCGGCGCGTCAAGTGCGGGCAGCACATCCACGAGGACGTCACCTGCCACATGCAGAAGGCGGGCACCCCCACCATGGGCGGCCTGCTCATCGCCTTCTGCCTGACGTGCAGCGTGCTGCTGTGGGCCGACCTGACCAACAAGTACGTCTGGCTGACCATGCTCATCTTCCTGGGGTTCGGGCTGGTCGGGTTTCTGGACGACTACATCAAGATCCGCCGCCGCAACAACAAGGGGCTGTCCGCCCGCGCCAAGTTTCTGGGGCAGGTGGTGGTGGCGGCCGTGGCCATGTACCTGCTGGTCAGCGAGCCGGTGTACTCCACCCGGTTGGCCTTTCCGTTCTTCAAGGGCCTCGCGCCCGACCTCGGCTGGCTGTACATCCCCTTCGCGGTGACGGTGATGGTGGGTTCTTCCAACGGGGTGAACCTTACCGACGGACTGGACGGCCTGGCCATCGGCCCCACCATCATCGCGGGCATGGTCTTTGCCGTGTTCATCTACGTGGCGGGCAACGTGCAGATGGCCACCTACCTGCAAGTGCCCAACATGCCGGGCGTGGGTGAGGTTACCGTGTTCTGCGGCGCGCTGGTGGGCGCGAGCCTGGGCTTTCTGTGGTTCAACGCCTACCCGGCCCAGGTGTTCATGGGCGATGTGGGCTCGCTGGCCCTTGGCGGCGCGCTGGGTTTTCTGGCCGTGCTGTGCAAGCAGGAACTGCTGCTGCTCATCGTGGGCGGGCTGTTCGTGGTGGAGACCCTGTCGGTGATCCTGCAGGTGGGCTACTTCAAGTTCACCGGGGGCAAGCGCATCTTCCGCATGGCCCCGCTGCATCATCACTTCGAATTGCAGGGCATTCCCGAGTCGAAGATCATCATCAGGTTCTGGATCATGTCGGCGCTGCTAGGATTGATGGCGCTGTCGGTCCTGAAGCTGCGTTAGGACAAGGATACGGCAATGACCTGCGACAAGCACACGGCGCGGACCATCGGCAAGGGCGACCTTGTGGTGGTCGTGGGCGCGGGCCGCTCCGGCATGGCTGCCGCGCGGTTGCTGCACCGCATGGGGGCGCGCGTGCGCCTGCTGGAACGCAACGCCGACGGGGTGCCGGCCGACTTCCTGCGCTGGGCCGCCGAAGCCGGTGTGGAAATTGCCACCGGCGACCATTCGCCCGCCCAGTTTGCGGGTGCGCGGGCCGTGGTGCCCAGCCCCGGCATGGCCGTGGCAAAGCTGCGCCCGCTGTTGCCGCAGGGGCCGGGCGCGCCCGAGGTGCTGGCCGAAATGGAGCTTGCCTGGCGGCAACTGGACGGCGAGCCGGTGCTGGCCGTCACCGGAACCAGCGGCAAGACCACCACGGTTTCGCTGTGCGCCGCCATGCTGCGGGCGCAGGGCCTTGCCGTGTTCCTGGGCGGCAACATCGGCACTCCCCTCAGCGAGTACGTGTTGTCCGTAGCGCATGGCGGGGCAGAAGGGCAGGGCAGGGCCGACGCACTGGTCATAGAGATTTCCAGCTTCCAGTTGCAGGCCTGCACCACCTTTCGTCCTCGCGTGGCCATGCTGCTGAACATCAGCGAGAACCACCTCGACTACCACGCCGACATGGCGGAATACATCGCCGCCAAGTTCCGGCTGTTCCGTTGCATGGAAGAAGGCGACCTGGCCATTTTCGGCGAAGGGCTGCGCGACCTGGTGGCCGCGCGCGAACCCAGGGCGCGCACGCTGTTCTTCAACGCGGCATCCAGGCGCTTTCCGCACACCCGCCTGCTGGGCGGGCACAACCAGGCCAACATCGAGGCCGCATGGCAGGCCTGCCGCGAGTTCGGGGTGACCCCGGAGGCGGCGGAAAAGGCCGTGGCCGACTTTGCCCCGCTGGAGCACCGGCTGGAGGCCGTGGCCGAGCGCAACGGCGTGCTGTGGGTGAACGATTCCAAGTGCACCACGGTGGAGGCTCTGCGCGTGGCCCTGCTAGCCTTTGACAGGCCGGTGGTGCTGATGGTGGGCGGCAAGTTCAAGGGCGGCGACCTTGCGTCCCTGCTGCCGCTCATGCTCGGGCGAGTGCGGGCAGTGGTGGGCTTTGGCGCCAGCCGCGAATATTTCAAGGGGGCCTGGATGGGGCAGGGTGAGTTTTCCATGTCCTGGCATCCTGCCCTGGAACCCGCCGTGGCCGAGGCCGCCGAGGTTGCCCGACCGGGCGATGCGGTGGTGA belongs to Nitratidesulfovibrio sp. and includes:
- a CDS encoding penicillin-binding transpeptidase domain-containing protein, giving the protein MLRADRKSRILGRPAPRTARDARPSFEARAPRAARALRNKKAPGSSFAGGPRFNPFARYGEADWSKVRLYGVGCVFALLWVLLWSRAWYVQVYDGDRLAGLARRQHMAAETVSGRRGAILDRNGQILARSVEVRSVYVRPGEIHDVDATVNALVTALEAPAKQVREAVASKRGFAWVARKVDDQAAENVRKAGLPGVYLSSEYERIYPFKQMAGQLLGFVGMESKGLEGLELTFEDVLSGDSARNVVQRDAAGRRLDMDGGAGRASLRGHDVHLTIDTQVQFFAEEALARSVDQFDATWGGCLVVDVDSGDILAWAQYPFFNPNAYRDYKPERWRNRLAADALEPGSTLKPFLVAAALQEGVVKGDTTFNCEKGRWKTRYITIRDTHSYDVLPVNKVLRYSSNIGMAKIGLELGSKRYWEYLNQLGFGDRTGLPITESKGILRDPRHWSEPDLITTSFGQSIAATGVQMAQAYLTLANGGERKPLRLVVDDEAPANSASQKVYNDKTVKQVISMLREVVEEDGTGTRARIPGIMVGGKTGTAQKADETGRYGHERLASFVGFAPIDKPKYLILVMVDEPQKNSYGGVVAAPVFKHVAMRTMAYHGLLPDAPDPEAPTYATPLGKTGPVEVRREVAEAVREAPDGVPNVVGKSVRRAVEVFARQGMVPVLRGAGQTVIRQTPEPGTEWPKGQPTGQCVLWLSENS
- a CDS encoding UDP-N-acetylmuramoyl-L-alanyl-D-glutamate--2,6-diaminopimelate ligase; amino-acid sequence: MTRISFDDLLARVRQNTPDIRTDSRRVGRGDVFVAVPGVAANGGAGVDGADFIAKAWAAGAGAVVCLPGRVDAALADAPAGCVVVGHEDPRAAIGLLGQARYGTDALPFPVVAVTGTNGKTTITYLLEHVFSALGRRAGVLGTVSYRWPGFVMDAPLTTPDCIETHAMLARMRDAGVDVALMEVSSHALDQRRAAGIRFAGAILTNLTQDHLDYHGDMEHYYAAKARLFTELPDADKACAVNADDAWGRRLLGEVPHAIGFGLNAANAVPGRRYLHGEMVHNATSGLTLRMTHEGRQWELSSHLVGAHNASNLLAVQAVCLGMGLAPEDLASLADFTGVPGRLERIVNPRGLDIFVDYAHTPDALENVLRALRAVGFSRIVTVFGCGGNRDRTKRPLMGQAVARHADVAVLTSDNPRHEDPEAIMADVLPGLADAREVVSDPDRARAIGKALALLRPGDVLLVAGKGHESYQQIGDRKVPYSDQQVIREILGCN
- the mraY gene encoding phospho-N-acetylmuramoyl-pentapeptide-transferase, translating into MLYNLLYPLSSEFTVLNVFRYITFRSVWALLTALLLSILMGPRFIEWLRRVKCGQHIHEDVTCHMQKAGTPTMGGLLIAFCLTCSVLLWADLTNKYVWLTMLIFLGFGLVGFLDDYIKIRRRNNKGLSARAKFLGQVVVAAVAMYLLVSEPVYSTRLAFPFFKGLAPDLGWLYIPFAVTVMVGSSNGVNLTDGLDGLAIGPTIIAGMVFAVFIYVAGNVQMATYLQVPNMPGVGEVTVFCGALVGASLGFLWFNAYPAQVFMGDVGSLALGGALGFLAVLCKQELLLLIVGGLFVVETLSVILQVGYFKFTGGKRIFRMAPLHHHFELQGIPESKIIIRFWIMSALLGLMALSVLKLR
- the murD gene encoding UDP-N-acetylmuramoyl-L-alanine--D-glutamate ligase encodes the protein MTCDKHTARTIGKGDLVVVVGAGRSGMAAARLLHRMGARVRLLERNADGVPADFLRWAAEAGVEIATGDHSPAQFAGARAVVPSPGMAVAKLRPLLPQGPGAPEVLAEMELAWRQLDGEPVLAVTGTSGKTTTVSLCAAMLRAQGLAVFLGGNIGTPLSEYVLSVAHGGAEGQGRADALVIEISSFQLQACTTFRPRVAMLLNISENHLDYHADMAEYIAAKFRLFRCMEEGDLAIFGEGLRDLVAAREPRARTLFFNAASRRFPHTRLLGGHNQANIEAAWQACREFGVTPEAAEKAVADFAPLEHRLEAVAERNGVLWVNDSKCTTVEALRVALLAFDRPVVLMVGGKFKGGDLASLLPLMLGRVRAVVGFGASREYFKGAWMGQGEFSMSWHPALEPAVAEAAEVARPGDAVVMAPATSSFDLFANYKERGHAFRRAVEALP